The sequence TCCGCCAAACAAAAAGGGCGGACAATCAATCCCCGGTAACTCATGACGAAACCCGAGAAAGACCACCGCCCGTTCAGGCGACAGTCATTCCTTAGTCATGAGTTAGAGGATTTTTTCCTCTTTAAGGAAATGCTGTTAAAAATACTACAAAAAACAAAGAACGGTTAAAACACTATTTTAATTTCTGGAATTCTTCTATTGTTAAACCTGCCTGTTTTATCAAACCAAATAATAAGCCACGTTTCATTTCTCTTATATGATATGGAACTACAATACGACGCTTTTCATTATTCATCATCACAATATGACT comes from Elusimicrobiota bacterium and encodes:
- a CDS encoding type II toxin-antitoxin system HicA family toxin, with the translated sequence MNHRLGSIKPKEFIHRLQKAGFWIDHQRGSHIVMMNNEKRRIVVPYHIREMKRGLLFGLIKQAGLTIEEFQKLK